A window of Zalophus californianus isolate mZalCal1 chromosome 17, mZalCal1.pri.v2, whole genome shotgun sequence genomic DNA:
atcctgtCCCCCTGGCGAGGGCTCTCTCCGACCTCGCCCATCTCTCCTTGGGATGCTTTCCTGTCTCCCCTCCTGCTGACGGCCTCTCCGTCCCCCCCCAGGCTCCCACGGGGCCTCACCAAACCTCTGCCTTGCTCACTCGTTGCCCACTCTGCTGCTTGCCACATCATTTTTGTTTCTGGGGCTCTATCCTCTGCttcttgctccctctctgtctccgtCCCCGTCTCTTTCCAGTTCTTGGTCTGTCTGTCTGctctctcctcctgtctccctgtctctcccctggCCCCATCTGCCTATCTCTGGGACTCAACCACTTCCTGCATCAGCGAATGTCTCTCTCCACactttccatccttccctcctctcccatcTGCTTCCCATCCCTGCCCAGCGGctctccatctctcctctggTCCAAGGTGGACCCATTTAACCGACtcgctgacggaggccccctccctgcccctaccGGCCCACTGGCGCCCACACCGCCTCTCCAgggactttctctccctcactttcCCTGCCCCCAAACCAGCCTCTCTCTATGCAAATCCCAGGGGAGGGGGGACATTTGcctgttcccccccacccccacttcctgtCCCCGCTCGAGTGTGGTGGGGCTGGTCTCACACAAGGACATACAGCAAAAGAGCTGCGGTGGTCACAGCTGCagccgcctccccccccccagccccgccccatcGGCTCCCAACCACCCCCGAGACTCAGGTGGCTGAAGGCACCCCTGACATGCCCCTGTGTCTCTCCCCCTCCAGGCTCGACGGGCCACACTTCAGCTGTCTGGTGAGTCGGGGCCCCGGGggccagggagggtggggggggaaccCACAGGGCCCACCTTGaccccctgcctcagtttccccttccacTCCTTCCCGTCACTTTGTCTTTCTGACTCTCCCTCCGTATCTCCCACCAGCACCCTCCACCTCACCTGCCCCAACCCCTTCATGGACCTTTCTCCGCCGTCTCTCGCCAGCGCTCGGGCTCTGGGTCCACTTCCTGGCATGGGGCGGGACGGGGGTCCTTGTGTCTTTGGCTTTGTGTCTCTTCCTCCGCCCACCCCACATTCAGCAAAcctatttattccttctttccttctcttctttgctAAACTGTATTTTCAAAAGCGTAGTCTAATAGTTCAGACACACAGGATACTATACTCACCACCCATAACCCACAACTCTGTCCAAGAACTAAAATCTCACTCACTCGTGGACAGCCCCCCACCACCAGCATGTCCCACCTTCCTCCAACTTGACaagttttctgccttttttttttttttttttaatggaggtaTAACCTACAAGTTGGCAAAGTGGCAGGTCTTGTGTGCAGCCTGGTGACATTTCACATTACACACACACCTGTGTAACAGCTAACCAGACCGACACATAGaacatttccttccctctggaaGATGCCCAATCGACAATCACCCCTCCCCCCTGGGATCTTTGCCAACACGGATTAGGTTTGCCTGGTTTTGACCTCGATCTGAAGTGCATCGTGCAGGATGTCcccttttgggtctggcttcctTCATCAACGTTCAGTGTGTATCGggcattgttttgttgttgttgtttttaagtaaactctctccccaacgtggggctcgaactcatgacccgagATCGAGAGTTGCGTGCTCCACTGACAGCCTTGGTTCTTTTCCCTTGCTGTACAGTACTCTGCTGTAGGACCCccccttcccacacacacaccccaacaccACCAGTTTGTCCATTCTCCCGTCCACGGGCTATTTCTCGCTTGGGGCTATTAGAAAAGCTGTTCTCGAACAAAGCTACTTTGTGGACGTAGGTTTCCAGTCCCTTGGGGGGAATACCCGGGAGAGGGCTGCTGGGATGTCTGGGTGTCTAGCTTTGGTCTTTACTATAATTGCTAAAGCAACACACGATTCTTGGGGTAGATCAAAGCAATACAGAGGCGAATAAAGAAGCATTGAGATTTTCTTTGCCTCTGTAGAAACACTGCCACCCCTGCAACAGGCGAGCCTGGGGGAATTGGTCCACACTTTCCCCACGCCTTCCTGGAGCCCACGGTCTTAGCAGGTGCCGGCCGCCATGTCCCTCTCTGAGACCCTGGGTCTCGGGGTTTCTGCGCATCTCCGCCTGTGTCTTTCATTCTCTGTGCGCGTGTTCCTGCTGTGTTGTGTGTGTCCCCactttctgtgtctctgtatAATCTATCTCTTGGCCCCTGTCTCTGGTGCGtggtctctgtgtctctttctttccttctcccagccctcccctcttctcccctgTCCCTGTCAGAATCCTCCTGCTGGCCtaggatggggtgggggctccCCGAAGCCTGGGAtgacccctcttcctcccccaccccatcagtACCCAGAGGGCGTCTTTTATGACCTGGACAGCTGCAAGCATCCCAGCTACCCCGACTCAGAGGGGGCTTCTGGTGAGTGGCCCTGCCCTAGCCCTCTGCCTGACCTGGACCCtgggcccatttcacagatgggggaGCTGAGTCCCAGGGGAGGATGTCACCTAGTTCAGCAGGATAAGGTTAGCGCAGGTCTCCAGAcctcctccccttttcctctcccacccaccctcttGCCCATGCAAATTCTGGGGCCAGAGATTTGCAAGGCCCACAATGGCCTCTCTGTGCTGGGGGCTTCGAGCGGGAGGGGCTGAGGCCAGACCTGGCTTCTGACTCCGcgccctcccaccctcccccagacTCCCTGTGGGGCTGGGACCTCAGTCCAGCTGTCCCGGCCGCCTCCTATGAAGCCTTCAACCCAGCTGTGGCTACCTTCAGCCACCCCCAGAGTGTCCAGCTCTGTTACGGACCCTCAACCTACAGCCCCGTGGGGAACCTCGACCCGGCCCCCAGCCTAGAAGCCCCGGGGCCCAGCTTCCCAGCGTACCCCACGGAGGACTTCGCCAGCCAGGTGAGGGGAAGGGACACAATTAACATCCCCACCGTTTGATCAAGATTCGCTAGATGCCAGGCGGCTTGTGAAAGCCTTTGTAAACCTCTGAGGTTAAGCACCGTTTTCACTCCATTGCACGGACCAGAAAACACAGGCACGGACGTCAGGCAAGCGGCAGCCTAGAAGGCCATGATCTGTGTTGGGCAGGCTTTCAGGGAGGGGGCCCGGGCGTCCCTTGGCCATGCCACAGAGATCTAAATCAAGGCCAGAGTGCAGGCTGTAAAGAGTGGGGAGGGCCACAGTGGGGACCCAGAGGAGGGAGCCGAGggaagagagcagaggaagggagggaagggggtccCTGGACTGCAGGTGATCCTGACCTTTTGCAGACCATGGGCCCCCCGGCGTATGCCCCATACCCCAGCCCTGTGCTGTCGGAGGAGGAGGATCTCCTGCTGGACAGCCCCACCCTGGAAGTTTCAGACAGCGAGTCGGATGAGGCCCTCATGGCTGGCCCCGAGGGGAGGGGATCTGAGGCAGGTACGTAGGAGctagtggggaggggtggggtggggcttcacatggagatggaggaggggctaaaggaagccccccccccccccccccccccccggctgctCAAGCACCTACTGTATACTCCAGTGCTGAGGGCGGTtccctgtgtgacctggggcaaatgACTACCTCTCTTTGCCTGAGTTTCCGATCCACTATGGGGATGACAGTAAGTGTCTattactggtgtgtgtgtgtggggggggattaAGTGGGATGATACAGGTAAATGagagcagtgcttggcacagagcgGGCAATCAGTAAGTCTCCACCGTTATTTGAAACAACAGCGACGGACATAATCACCACATCACCAGCCCATGGAACCCTTGTTTCCACCCATGTGCCTGACATGTAGTATGCTCAACTCCTGGGCAGTTAGGATCATGAGTTACTTTCTCTGCCTGGCTCTcggtttcccatctgtaaaatgggcggCAGCAGCCCCATCTCCTGGTgttctgaggatgaaatgagctCATAACTGTAAATGCCTAGCACTAAGTGCTTCACGAAGGTTTGTAAAGGCAatacgtgcgcgcgcgcgcgcacacacacacacacacacacacacacacacagcctcgtTTACAGCTGAGGAGAGgccagctcagagaggttaagtcgtCGCCACCTCAAGGTCACTCACTGCTGGGAAATGGCAGACGGGGGGTTCTTGTGGCCAATGCCCTGCTATGAACAGCCCCCTCTCTGGCTTCGGGGGGCCTTTGCTCCTTGTAGGGGCCCAAGAGTCAGACCCCCGAACCTTCCAGGATCCCAGTCCCTCTGGGGCTGAGAAATGGCTAGGCGGGTTCAAACCCACTCCAGATCTCTTCACCACCACTCAGCGCCCTGTTATAAGCCTTTGAGGAGCCCTGgcagcccatttcacagatccTCTCATCCATACGCAGGGCAGATACGTGTTACTATGCGCTGGCCATCggcagggcagaggagagacGGACAAACTCAAGATAAAGCaaagcagggggatgggagctCCGGGGTAACAGCTTCCGGGAGGAGAGCGGCCGGCCTCCGATGGGGATGGTGGTCGCACCAGTCGGAGCCACCTCCCTCGCCCCAGTGCTCTCGGCCGGGAGACTGAGGCTTGCTGGgggcacgggggcgggggggtgaagCGGGGTGGGTGTGGGGCGGCGCCCAAAGGCTACCTCCCCGTAACGCGTCCCCACCCACCGCAGGGGCCCGCAAGAAGCTGCGCCTGTACCAGTTTCTGCTGGGGCTGCTGACGCGCGGAGACATGCGCGACTGCGTGTGGTGGGTGGAGCCGGGCGCCGGCGTCTTCCAGTTCTCGTCCAAGCACAAGGAGCTTCTGGCCCGCCGCTGGGGCCAGCAGAAGGGCAACCGCAAGCGCATGACCTACCAGAAGCTGGCGCGCGCCCTGCGCAACTACGCCAAGACCGGCGAGATCCGCAAGGTCAAGCGCAAGCTCACCTACCAGTTTGACAGTGCACTGCTGCCCGCCGCCCGCCGGGCCTGAGCCCCGTGGGGTCTCTCCGGGGCGCCACGTCTGCGTCACGTTGGCGTCCCCACACCCTAGGTCATAGGACCCGTGGATTCCCCacactgcggggggggggggcagctgccTTAATCCCTAAGCCCTGCTCAGGGCCCCTCTGGGACACTCACCCCGCACCCCAAACGTGTCTGGGGCCCCTCCAGGATTTCCTTGTCATGTTCAGGATCCCCAGGATCCTCATGTTTTGGGTCACAGGACCCATAGAGGACTATACTATATGTCTGTGTGGAGGGGCTGGGCAGGACCGTGCTTCCAGAATCCCAAGAGCTTCTCTGGGATCCCCTTGTGGTGTCTGAGATCGTCCAACCAAGCCTGGGACCTCTCTGAGCTCCCTTGTGTGTCTGAGATTCCTTAATCTCATCCGGGAAGGGTGAGCCCACAGATCATCACACAGGGAGGGGGTTGCTGATGGCGACCCTAAGCCCTGTCCAGCCAGGGTCTCTCTGGGATCCCCTTCTCATGTCTGACACTCTCCTGTCAGATATGAGATCTCCTACTTATGTCTGGGGCCTTCTGGAAACCCTTTATCACATCTCAGATCTCTGTGCCCATCTGTGACTCTCTTGTCCTGTTCCCCCAAATACGTTTGTCATCTTGAGATCCCCAATTCTCTGGAACCACTGTGCTatcactttttttgtgtgtgtctggaaTTCTCCAATCACATCTAGGGTTCCTCTGGGATCCTTTGGCCATGTCTAAAAACACCCTTGTCAGGTCTAAGGGGGGACCTCAGTGAACCCTGTCTTGTCCAGGCCACCTCTGGGATACCCTTGTCTGTCTGGGATCCTTCCAATCCCATCTGGGGCCTTCCTGGGATCCCCTATCCGCTAGGTCCCTTTGGGGACCCCATCAGCAGACCTGAATTCTCACGGGGACCCTCCCTTTCCTGGGGTGCCCTCCGTAGGGCCAAGCTAGGGATCGTTCTGGCCAGTCAACTGATTTTCTGGGTGATCTTGGCAGCCCTCCCATGTCATCTCTAACCAGAGGTCTCACATTGgtacccccacccctccagatCCCTTTGGGACAAATCAGATCTCTGGTGGTGGGTCCTTCTTTAGTTCACTGCAACAGTGAGGGAGATTTTGCATATTCCTTTCAAACTTTGCACAATCCAGCAAGGGTGGGCAGCTCTGCAGTGcagagaggctggaggaggggggcagcCACTCCTAACAGGGCACCTGTTCTCCAATCTGTCCCAGTCCCTGCTGCCGCTGGCTGTCAGACCCCAGTGGCTTCTCTTGGTCGCCTGTTGGCCCCCAACCATTTGCGTTTTGACCCTGGTATGAACCCACGGAGGTGAAATTGGGTTCACCGTGGGAGCTCTGATTCGAACCCTGTGGGGGTGTCACAGACTGTGGGCTAAGATGCCAGAGTCCCAGGTCCTTGAGTCTTCGTGGCTGGGGGATCTAAGGTGAAAGACTTGCtgcttctgggcctcagtttgtcCCTTCTGtgaaaggggagaggaggagggggaggaagataGAAAAAGTCCCTTGCAGCCCTGCTGAGCCTTTGATACATCTTCTGGAAATCTACCCCACCACCCATTCATTGATGTCCAGGAGCAGGAGGACAAGGAAAGAGCTGCAAGGACCCAGACAGGGAAGAGGTCCTTATGGGGCACATAGCTGCTGGTAGCAGAGCCCAGGCTGGGACCTGCCCTCCAAAGGACAGCACACACACCCTCACCCTGGaatgggggcagggtgggaagaGAGTGCCAGGGACGAAATGTCCCCAGGGCCTCCTCTTGCAAATGAGGTACCTTTTGCAAAAACTATCTTCATCACCCAAagagtggaataaaataaaatgaaataaaataaaataaaacaaaataaaacaaaataaaataaaacaaaacaaagcaaaacaaatcaagGTAGACAGACTTCCTAGGACCCTTTGTTAGGGACGGCAATGCTGTCTGTCGGCCCAGGCCTGCTGACCTTCAGAGACACTGCGCGGCTGCGTCGGCGAACCACAAGACAGGAGATGAGGCGTAAGAGCCTCAGCTTTGAGCTTTGAAGGCCGCGGTAAAGGGCTTCAGATGCAGGCACTGCTGGTTCGgttcaatttctctctctctctctctctctctctttttaataaagatttttttatttttaagcaatctctacacctaacatggggttCCAACcctcaaccccgagatcaggagttgccTGTTCTTccaggctgagccagccaggcgccctccctctcttccccaccgtCTCCCTGCTTCCTTTTCCGGCAAGGTCTCTGTCCCCACTTCTGCATTTCTGTCCTCCTCTGTAcgtctgcccccctctctctggATATAGCACTCGGGCGGGCAGGCCGGGCGGGAGGCTCCTGGTGGCAGCGCCGCCCTCTGGCTCCCGCCGCTACACCTCACAGCCTGGCCCGCGGGAGCGGTGTGGCAGTCTGCCTGGCAACCCGTGTCGTCACAGAGAGGCTGCCGCCGGGTTGGCTCGACGCTCCCGGGAGGCGGGGCAGTTTCCGGCTCGCAGGGGGTTTTGGAAAAGCGGGTGAGGGGGCAGATGGACAGGAAGAAAATCGGGAGGGACTTGTCTTCACTCAAACCTGCTCCCTCACCCACAGTtgcttcctctcccccctccgcCTTAACCCCAAGCCCACACACCCTTTTGCCTCTCACACTCACCTCGCCTTCTTCCCCATAATACCTACAGCCAGCCCCTCAAAGACCCCGCTCTTCCCCCAATCCCCCCGTTCTGGCCTCCTTCACCTCCCCCCATCCGGCGtccagccaccaccacccccattcTGAAAGCCACAGGTCCCCCTGCCGGGAAGGGCGCCAACGTCCGGGCAGCCCTCCAGGGCCTTCCCGGTCTCCCCACCCGCCCCGCTGGGGGCACTCGCTCCCTCCCCCGCGTCCGGTGCCCGCCGCGCCCGCTCCGGGAACCCTCGCGGGGAGCCGGCCTGCTCGGTCCCAGGAGGGGCAGCGGCCAATCCGGGGTCCCAGGTGGCCGGGGCCGCAGGCCTTCGGATGTGCTCTCGCCCAGGGGCGGGACTCGAGAGGCCCCGAGCCTCAGTGCCCTTCCTGCTGGCACAgagacctccccccaccccccgcagccGTCCTGCCTACGCTGGGAAACCGGACCCTCCCTCGCAGCTCCGGTTTCCCGAAAACTCCTGACTTGCAGATACTAAGAATGGCTTTCTAGGCCGTCTTCCCCTCTTGCCCCTACGGCAGGGTTCTGGCTCGGAGCCCTCACCCATTTT
This region includes:
- the SPIB gene encoding transcription factor Spi-B isoform X1 → MLALEAAQLDGPHFSCLYPEGVFYDLDSCKHPSYPDSEGASDSLWGWDLSPAVPAASYEAFNPAVATFSHPQSVQLCYGPSTYSPVGNLDPAPSLEAPGPSFPAYPTEDFASQTMGPPAYAPYPSPVLSEEEDLLLDSPTLEVSDSESDEALMAGPEGRGSEAGARKKLRLYQFLLGLLTRGDMRDCVWWVEPGAGVFQFSSKHKELLARRWGQQKGNRKRMTYQKLARALRNYAKTGEIRKVKRKLTYQFDSALLPAARRA
- the SPIB gene encoding transcription factor Spi-B isoform X2; the protein is MLALEAAQLDGPHFSCLYPEGVFYDLDSCKHPSYPDSEGASDSLWGWDLSPAVPAASYEAFNPAVATFSHPQSVQLCYGPSTYSPVGNLDPAPSLEAPGPSFPAYPTEDFASQTMGPPAYAPYPSPVLSEEEDLLLDSPTLEVSDSESDEALMAGPEGRGSEGPARSCACTSFCWGC